GTGGAGAATTCCGTGCACCTGTCCTATGTCACCCAGACGACCTTGAGCGTCGATGAATGCCGGGATATCGTGGCCGCCTTGAACCGCCGGTTCCCCGGCATCAAGGGCCCGCACCAGGAAGATATTTGCTACGCCACCCAAAATCGCCAGAACGCGGTGAAGGCCCTGTCGAAGCTCGTGGATCTCATCCTCGTCATCGGATCGCCGAACAGCTCCAACTCCAACCGACTCAGGGAATTGGGGGAGGATTGCGGGATCACTTCCTACCTGATCGACTCCTGGCAGGACATCAACCCGGAATGGCTGAACGGCGTCCAGGCGGTCGGCATTACGGCCGGCGCCTCGGCGCCGGAAGTGCTGGTCAGCGAGGTGGTGGACTTTCTCAAACGATACGGTCCCGCCGAAGTGGAGGACTTGACCGTGATCGAGGAGGACGTGGAGTTCCAACTGCCCCGCGAACTCGTGTCTATCGAGCCGGTCGGCGCGCGACGCGGTTCATCGGCTTGATCACCAGGCCTTGAATCAGGTTCCCCACGTACTCACGCCCTTTTCTGGTCATGGCCCAAGCCTGAAGAACCGGCTGACAGGCCTGTC
The DNA window shown above is from Nitrospira tepida and carries:
- the ispH gene encoding 4-hydroxy-3-methylbut-2-enyl diphosphate reductase — its product is MKIYLANPRGFCAGVDRAIDIVDLTLKKYGAPIYVRHEIVHSRHVVNSLRQKGAVFVEELNEVPDEAIVIFSAHGVAKEVWREANRRGLKVIDATCPLVIKVHNEVNRDYTQGYELILIGHAGHPEVIGTLGQIPDKFHLVSSVDDVERLQVENSVHLSYVTQTTLSVDECRDIVAALNRRFPGIKGPHQEDICYATQNRQNAVKALSKLVDLILVIGSPNSSNSNRLRELGEDCGITSYLIDSWQDINPEWLNGVQAVGITAGASAPEVLVSEVVDFLKRYGPAEVEDLTVIEEDVEFQLPRELVSIEPVGARRGSSA